The following proteins are co-located in the Pseudarthrobacter siccitolerans genome:
- the rpsN gene encoding 30S ribosomal protein S14: protein MAKKSKIARNEQRKVIVERYAAKRLELKKTLVDENATDEAREAARLGLQKLPRNASPIRLRNRDIIDGRPRGTLQKFGISRVRFRDMAHRGELPGVTKSSW, encoded by the coding sequence ATGGCTAAGAAGTCCAAGATTGCTCGCAACGAGCAGCGCAAGGTCATCGTTGAGCGTTACGCTGCAAAGCGCCTTGAGCTGAAGAAGACCCTGGTTGACGAAAACGCAACCGACGAAGCACGTGAAGCAGCCCGCCTGGGCCTGCAGAAGCTGCCCCGCAACGCGTCCCCGATCCGTCTGCGTAACCGCGACATCATCGACGGCCGCCCCCGCGGTACCCTCCAGAAGTTCGGTATCTCCCGTGTCCGCTTCCGCGACATGGCACACAGGGGCGAGCTCCCTGGCGTTACCAAGTCTTCCTGGTAA
- the rpmB gene encoding 50S ribosomal protein L28 gives MAAHCQVTGAEPGFGHSISHSHRRNKRRFDPNIQKKRYWVPSLRRNVTLQVSAKGIKTIDVRGIDVVVASILARGVKL, from the coding sequence ATGGCAGCACACTGCCAAGTGACCGGGGCCGAGCCGGGCTTTGGGCACAGCATTTCGCACTCGCACCGCCGCAACAAGCGTCGGTTCGATCCGAACATTCAGAAGAAGCGCTACTGGGTTCCGTCCCTGCGCCGTAATGTCACGCTGCAGGTATCTGCAAAGGGCATCAAGACCATCGACGTACGCGGCATCGACGTTGTCGTCGCCAGCATTCTCGCTCGTGGGGTGAAGCTCTAG
- a CDS encoding glycoside hydrolase family 2 TIM barrel-domain containing protein, translating into MPVHSPSVLSGKFPETPAESRSLELGAEAIADLVSLEPGKGTLPERAYLHSDAPRLSLNGDWQFRLSAGIRVAPDGCWQLGEDLEGFGILPVPSSWPMHGHGAPAYTNVQFPFAVEPPHVPEANPIGDHVMVFEAGPEFLPHALLRFDGIESAGTVWLNGVELGTTRGSRLAHEFDVTGILKQGKNILAVGVAQFSAASYVEDQDMWWLPGIFRDVTLQARPADGMDDAFVHAGYDHRTGEGILSVEVSRGGQAIDAVVRLPELDVELAAGTEVRIPAVEPWSAEVPRLYEATITAPGETVTLQVGFRSIAIEDAQFKVNGRRILLRGVNRHEHHPRLGRVVPRDVVEAELRLMKQHNINAIRTSHYPPHPDFLALADQFGFYIVLECDLETHGFVSAGWAQNPSDDPQWEEALVDRMRRTVERDKNHPAVIMWSLGNEAGTGRNLAAMSRWAKDRDPSRPIHYEGDWSSEHVDVYSRMYASQAETALIGQGIEPPLDDTALDARRRSMPLCSANTCTPWVMAPAA; encoded by the coding sequence ATGCCAGTTCACTCCCCATCGGTCCTCTCCGGCAAGTTCCCTGAAACCCCTGCAGAGTCCCGGAGCCTGGAACTAGGCGCAGAGGCCATCGCGGATCTGGTCTCCCTGGAACCTGGGAAAGGAACGCTGCCGGAACGGGCCTACCTGCACAGCGACGCCCCGCGGTTGTCACTGAACGGGGACTGGCAATTCCGGCTCAGCGCCGGAATCAGGGTGGCTCCTGACGGCTGCTGGCAGCTGGGGGAGGACCTGGAGGGCTTCGGCATCCTGCCTGTCCCGTCCAGCTGGCCCATGCACGGCCACGGTGCACCCGCCTACACCAACGTCCAGTTTCCGTTCGCCGTGGAGCCGCCGCACGTCCCCGAGGCCAACCCCATCGGCGACCACGTGATGGTCTTCGAGGCCGGGCCCGAATTCCTGCCACACGCTCTGCTGCGGTTCGACGGCATCGAATCTGCCGGAACGGTGTGGTTGAACGGCGTGGAACTCGGCACCACACGGGGCAGCAGGCTGGCCCATGAATTCGACGTGACCGGAATCCTCAAACAGGGGAAAAACATCCTGGCCGTGGGGGTGGCGCAGTTCTCCGCCGCCAGCTATGTGGAGGACCAGGACATGTGGTGGCTCCCCGGCATCTTCCGCGACGTCACGCTGCAGGCCCGCCCGGCGGACGGAATGGACGATGCTTTTGTCCACGCTGGATACGATCACCGCACGGGCGAGGGCATCCTTTCCGTGGAGGTGAGCCGGGGCGGGCAGGCGATTGACGCCGTCGTTCGCCTACCGGAATTGGATGTGGAACTGGCCGCCGGTACTGAGGTGCGCATCCCCGCCGTCGAACCCTGGTCCGCGGAGGTGCCCCGGCTGTATGAGGCAACCATCACTGCACCCGGCGAGACGGTAACGCTGCAGGTGGGCTTCCGTTCGATTGCCATCGAGGACGCGCAGTTCAAGGTCAACGGACGGCGGATCCTGCTGCGCGGCGTCAACCGCCATGAGCACCACCCGCGCCTTGGACGCGTGGTTCCCCGGGACGTCGTGGAGGCCGAGTTGCGGCTGATGAAGCAGCACAACATCAACGCCATCCGGACGTCCCACTACCCGCCGCACCCCGACTTCCTGGCCCTCGCGGACCAGTTCGGCTTCTACATTGTGCTGGAGTGTGACCTCGAAACGCACGGCTTCGTGAGCGCTGGCTGGGCCCAGAACCCAAGCGATGATCCCCAGTGGGAGGAGGCTCTGGTTGACCGCATGCGCCGGACCGTGGAGCGTGACAAGAACCACCCGGCAGTGATCATGTGGTCACTGGGCAATGAGGCCGGCACAGGCAGGAACCTCGCGGCCATGTCGCGCTGGGCCAAGGACCGGGACCCGTCGCGCCCCATCCATTACGAAGGTGACTGGTCCTCCGAGCACGTTGACGTATATTCCCGGATGTACGCCAGCCAAGCGGAGACGGCCCTGATCGGGCAAGGAATTGAGCCGCCTCTGGACGACACCGCGCTGGACGCCCGACGCCGGTCCATGCCTTTGTGCTCTGCGAATACGTGCACGCCATGGGTAATGGCCCCGGCGGCATGA
- the rpmG gene encoding 50S ribosomal protein L33 has product MAKDKDVRPIIKLKSTAGTGYTYVTRKNRRNDPDRMVLKKYDPKIRQHVEFREER; this is encoded by the coding sequence GTGGCTAAGGACAAGGACGTACGTCCGATCATCAAGCTCAAGTCGACCGCGGGCACGGGTTACACCTACGTAACCCGCAAGAACCGTCGTAACGATCCGGACCGTATGGTCCTGAAGAAGTACGACCCCAAGATCCGCCAGCACGTCGAATTCCGAGAGGAGCGCTAA
- a CDS encoding IS3 family transposase (programmed frameshift), translated as MSTTRRKFTPEYRREAARLVIDTGRPVAPVARELGLGEQLLGRWVAQERARLEAPEEFAAAETEKSELERLRRENAQLRMDNEFLGKAAGLLRFQAAESECFELMEAEKANYPVQRMARLLRVSRSGFYAWRRRSSEESERAVLRAELDAKVRRVHRDSTGIYGAPRVQAALARNGTGVDRKTVAASMRRQGLEGISPRRFRPVAPIGEARVHSIPDLVARKWDTGELDAVWISDITYLRTGEGWVYLCAVRDACSRRVIGWAMDSTQITSLVERALRMAYVLRGGGPAGVVFHADRGTQYTSAQLNDVCSGLGIRQSVGRTGVCWDNAMQESFWSTLKTEFYDRRRWTTRQDAIRETGRWIEEFYNRSRLHSALGYTTPVEHEQFLTSNKLQPAQAA; from the exons GTGAGCACGACACGACGTAAATTCACTCCGGAGTATCGGCGGGAGGCTGCGCGCCTTGTCATCGATACGGGCCGGCCGGTCGCGCCGGTGGCCCGGGAGCTGGGTCTGGGTGAGCAGTTGCTTGGCCGGTGGGTGGCTCAGGAACGGGCCCGGCTGGAGGCTCCCGAGGAGTTCGCTGCGGCTGAGACGGAGAAGTCTGAGCTGGAGCGTTTGCGCAGGGAGAACGCGCAGTTGCGGATGGATAACGAGTTCCTGGGAAAAGCCGCAG GCCTTCTTCGCTTCCAAGCAGCAGAATCGGAATGCTTCGAGCTGATGGAGGCCGAGAAGGCTAACTACCCGGTCCAGCGGATGGCCCGGCTTTTGCGAGTGTCCCGGTCCGGGTTCTACGCCTGGCGCCGACGAAGCTCCGAGGAGTCGGAGCGGGCCGTGCTGCGGGCGGAACTTGATGCGAAGGTCCGGCGGGTGCACCGGGATTCGACCGGGATCTACGGGGCGCCCAGGGTGCAGGCCGCGTTGGCCAGGAACGGGACCGGTGTTGACCGGAAGACTGTGGCCGCGTCGATGCGTCGGCAAGGCCTGGAAGGAATCTCGCCACGGCGGTTCCGCCCGGTAGCGCCGATCGGTGAGGCGCGGGTGCATTCGATCCCTGATCTGGTGGCCAGAAAGTGGGACACTGGCGAGCTGGATGCGGTCTGGATCTCGGACATTACGTACCTGCGCACCGGTGAAGGGTGGGTGTATTTGTGTGCTGTCAGGGATGCCTGCTCCCGGCGTGTGATTGGGTGGGCGATGGACTCCACCCAAATCACCAGCCTGGTGGAGCGGGCGCTGCGCATGGCCTACGTCCTGCGCGGCGGCGGCCCGGCCGGGGTGGTGTTCCATGCAGACCGCGGCACCCAGTACACCTCCGCCCAGCTCAACGACGTCTGCTCCGGGTTGGGTATTAGGCAGTCGGTCGGGCGGACAGGCGTGTGCTGGGACAACGCGATGCAGGAGTCCTTCTGGTCGACCCTGAAAACCGAGTTCTACGACCGGCGCCGGTGGACAACAAGGCAGGACGCGATCCGGGAAACCGGACGCTGGATCGAGGAGTTCTACAACCGCTCTCGACTCCACTCAGCCCTGGGCTACACCACGCCGGTGGAACACGAACAGTTCCTCACCAGCAATAAACTTCAGCCGGCACAAGCCGCCTGA
- a CDS encoding LacI family DNA-binding transcriptional regulator: MASRSRAPRIQRATILDVAAAAGVSRQTVTRAMNEMPGISPATRERVQQLAAELGYTPSRFAKGLVQGARTSLGLAIPDLTNPYFPAFASSVVEVATQRGWNVVVDDFGHGSGSGLDAVTRLAPQVDALIGYLGALSNDAQAMMGWRPVVVLDYPAGQAAGGISFDYLHGAGLALHRFEADHRRRIAYLDSDQEGPATTRGVAVAAAAADAGIELIVRRSADTAPAARGAVRSMLEEHSGIDGLLVFNDLMAAGALKALSDTGRTVPGDCAVIGMDGIPLGELVTPELTTLALDLRAVGRSAVDLVDNLLSGAIEAGSEEAKLVLKHQLVLRQSA, translated from the coding sequence ATGGCCTCACGTTCCCGCGCACCCCGCATCCAGCGAGCAACGATCCTGGATGTTGCGGCCGCCGCGGGTGTCTCGCGCCAAACTGTGACCCGCGCAATGAACGAGATGCCAGGAATCAGCCCGGCCACCCGGGAGCGCGTCCAGCAGCTGGCGGCGGAGCTCGGTTACACGCCCAGCCGATTTGCGAAGGGCCTGGTGCAGGGAGCCCGGACTTCCCTGGGGCTGGCCATACCGGACCTCACCAACCCGTATTTCCCGGCTTTTGCGTCCAGCGTGGTGGAAGTAGCAACCCAGCGCGGCTGGAACGTGGTGGTTGATGATTTTGGCCACGGCAGCGGGAGCGGCCTGGATGCCGTAACCCGGCTCGCACCGCAGGTTGATGCCCTTATCGGCTATCTCGGAGCGCTCTCGAATGATGCCCAGGCCATGATGGGCTGGCGCCCGGTGGTGGTGCTGGATTATCCGGCGGGGCAAGCTGCCGGGGGCATCTCTTTCGACTACTTGCACGGGGCCGGGCTTGCACTCCATCGCTTCGAGGCGGACCATCGCCGGCGGATCGCCTACCTCGACTCGGACCAGGAGGGCCCGGCCACTACCCGTGGAGTTGCCGTGGCCGCAGCGGCCGCCGATGCGGGCATTGAGCTCATCGTCCGCCGCAGCGCAGACACCGCGCCCGCGGCCCGCGGCGCAGTCCGGTCAATGCTCGAGGAACACAGCGGGATCGACGGGCTGCTGGTGTTCAATGACCTGATGGCGGCGGGGGCCTTGAAAGCCCTGTCCGACACCGGAAGGACTGTTCCCGGGGACTGCGCGGTGATTGGGATGGACGGTATACCCCTGGGGGAGCTCGTGACGCCGGAGCTGACCACGCTGGCACTGGACCTCAGGGCGGTAGGCCGGTCCGCCGTCGACCTCGTGGACAATCTTCTCAGCGGCGCCATCGAAGCCGGGAGTGAGGAGGCCAAGCTGGTCCTCAAGCACCAGCTGGTGCTTCGGCAATCCGCCTGA